GCGCCCGATCTCATATCGCAGTGGGTCATAGCCGAAGAGGCCCAGATGTCCCGGGCCGCTTCCGGGCGAGATGCCCCGGGCGATGGGGATGCTCAGGCCGGTGGTCCCCTCCCGGGCTAGCTGATCCAGATTCGGGGTGTTCGCCGCCTCCAACTCCGTGGGGCCGCCCGGCTCGATGGGCAGCCCTCCCAGCCCGTCCATGACGGCCAGGACGATCTTGCCGCCGTTCGGCAGCGTACTCGGTTGCGCCAGCTCTTGGATGACTTCGATGTCCATCGGTTCCTTCCCTTCACAGCAGGATGATAGTGTCAGGTCGCGCCGCACCCAAGGGAGATCGATGATGGCTGCAGCGTCCTCTCCCGCGCCTCGCGTTTCCGTGCGGCGCTACCGCTATTGGGATTATAAATGATATGCGGGGATAATGACATGATGTACATGACAAGGGGCTAGCCGCCAGGCTAGCCCCTTCTTTTGTCCGCATGGCAACGCGTCGATCAGGTCAGCCGGATCTCCGTCTTGGGGTCGAAGAGGTGGAGCCGGTCCATGTTCACCACCAGGTCGACCTCATCGCCGGCGCGCGCCTGGGTTCGAGGATCCACGCGGGCGATGAAGCTCTTGTTGCCGGTCAGGCAGTAGAGGAAGATCTCGTTACCCATCAGCTCGGTCACATCCACGGAGGCCTTCATGTCGGCCGCGGAGATGCCGGGCGCGACGTACGGCTTGGCGTAGATGTCCTCCGGGCGGATGCCGAAGATCACCTCTTGCCCCTTGTACTTCATGTACGTCTGGGCCTTGTCCGGCGGGATCTGCAGCTTGAAGGATCCGCCGTCCACGTAGAGCTTCCCATCTTCCTCTACCAGGGTGGCGTCGAAGAAGTTCATGGACGGGCTGCCGATGAAGCCGGCCACAAAGACGTTACCCGGTGTGTCGTACAGGTTCTGCGGCGTGTCCAGCTGCTGCAGGATGCCGTCCCGCATCACCGCGATGCGGGTCGCCATGGTCATGGCCTCCACCTGGTCGTGGGTCACATAGATGAAGGTGGTGGCCAGGCGATGGTGCAGCTTGGCCAGCTCCGCGCGCGTCTGGACGCGCAGTTTGGCGTCCAGGTTGGACAGCGGCTCATCGAAGAGGAAGACGGCGGGCTCGCGCACGATGGCGCGTCCCACAGCCACACGCTGTCGCTGACCACCGGATAGCTGCTTGGGCTTGCGATCCAGCAGGTTCTCGATGCCCAGGATCTGGGCCGCCTCCTTCACGCGGCGATCGATCTCGGCCTTGGGGGTCTTGCGCAGCTTCAGGCCGAAGGCCATGTTGTCGTACACGCTCATGTGCGGATAGAGCGCGTAGGACTGGAACACCATGGCGATGTCTCGATCCTTGGGGGCCACATCGTTCACCAGGCGGTCGCCGATGTAGATGTTCCCCTCGGTGACCTCCTCCAGGCCTGCGAGCAGGCGCAGGGAGGTCGTCTTGCCGCAACCGGAGGGGCCGACGAAGACGAGGAATTCCTTGTCCGCGATCTCGATCGTGAGGTCGTTTACCGCGATCACGTCGCCGAAACGCTTGGTAACATGCTCATACGTGACGCTAGCCATTCAATCAACTCCTCTACGGGGGTTGCGCAGATCGGGAAACCGAACTCTTCGGTCATGACCATGCTCAACCAGCCGATGGTCATGGGCATACGCCAAAACCGCTTTCCTCTCATCTGCGCGAGGCGTCTGAACCATTCGGCGGGGTCAGGATGCTGGGAATGGGGACTGGGC
The window above is part of the Chloroflexota bacterium genome. Proteins encoded here:
- the ugpC gene encoding sn-glycerol-3-phosphate ABC transporter ATP-binding protein UgpC is translated as MASVTYEHVTKRFGDVIAVNDLTIEIADKEFLVFVGPSGCGKTTSLRLLAGLEEVTEGNIYIGDRLVNDVAPKDRDIAMVFQSYALYPHMSVYDNMAFGLKLRKTPKAEIDRRVKEAAQILGIENLLDRKPKQLSGGQRQRVAVGRAIVREPAVFLFDEPLSNLDAKLRVQTRAELAKLHHRLATTFIYVTHDQVEAMTMATRIAVMRDGILQQLDTPQNLYDTPGNVFVAGFIGSPSMNFFDATLVEEDGKLYVDGGSFKLQIPPDKAQTYMKYKGQEVIFGIRPEDIYAKPYVAPGISAADMKASVDVTELMGNEIFLYCLTGNKSFIARVDPRTQARAGDEVDLVVNMDRLHLFDPKTEIRLT